TAAGTTTTTAAGGAAGAAGTATTTTTATTTATGAAATTTGAAAAGATTAGATTTAGACGATTCCTTCCAGTATAAATTTAGATTTTTATCGATAAAATAAAAGAGAAGTGATTTTTTATGGAAAGGGAGATAGGAGGAATGAAAAAAACCACAAAACCAAATCCTGATAATAGGAAAGATAATGTAGAAAAAATAGATGATACTATTGGAAAAACTATACAAAATATGGAACTCGCTGAAGAAATAATAGAAATTTTTTATTCTATAACTAGAGTAAAATTTGATTTATTAATAGAATAAGAAAAAAATATTTTAATAACTACATTAAAAAGGAAGAAATTTATTGGTGATGGCATGAATGAAAAACAACGAATGAAAATGATTTTTTTTATTTTTATTATCCTTTTAGTAATAGGAACTATTGGATATTCGGAATTGCTACAAATTTCTCTGCCGGATTCTTTATACATTACTCTTATGAATATTTTAGGCTATTCGGAAGTAAAAGGAATGCCGCCGATTGCCAAAATATTTTCTATGATCGTACTTACTTTTGGAGTAGGAATAGGAGGATATACGGTAGGAATCTTTATCGATATTATGATGGAAGGGAAAATGAAAGACTCGTGGAGGAAAAAAATATTGGAAAATAAAATATCAAAACTAAAGGATCATTATATATTATGTGGAGCTGGAGAAACAGGAGAAGTTGTTGTTGGAGAATTTATACAAAAGCATGCCAATTTTGTAGTGATAGAAAGAAATGAAAATGTTTATAAAAAATTAATAGAAGATGGTATTTTAGCAATTTTAGGAGATGCTACTGAAGAAGAAATATTAGATCGAGCACAAATAAAAAAGGCAAAAGGATTGATCAGCTCTTTATCAAAAGATGCTGATAATATTGTAGCAGTTCTTACAGCAAGACAAATGAATACCAATATGTATATTATTGCAAGGGCGATAGATAAGACCGCTCATAGTAAATTAAAAAAAGCTGGGGCAAACTGTACCATATCTCCTAATGAGATTGGAGGAAGAAGAATGGCGGCACAAATTATAAATCCTTCTATTATTTCCTTTTTAGATGTAATTACACGTATTGAAGATATAGAATTAGACTTAGAAGGAATTGTTATTCAAAAAAATTCTTCTATTATAGGAAAACCTTTAAAAGAAATTCGAATGTCTGGGACAACGGGTTTGATTGTATTGGCTATTCAAAAATATAAACAAGAAGATATTTTATTCAATCCTTCTCCTGATGAAATATTAAATTATGGGGATGTTTTATTAATATTAGCAACAGATTCTCAAATAAAACGTATTAAAAAATTAGCGAATGAAATATAAATTAAATGAAAAGTAAAAAGAGATTTGCAATGCATTAGATTCATATTATATCATTATAAATAAAATAGGGATTTGTAATGATGAAGGAGTATTAATAGGAGTCAAGATTTTTTATAAGATTACAAAAAGAAAGAGGCATTGAATTTACTAGACAACAAAAAGACGCAATTTTACATAAAGATGGACCCGCCTTAGTATTAGCAGTTCCAGGAGCAGGGAAGACTACTGTCTTGATTAGTAGAGCGGCATATTTGATTTATGAAAGGCAAGTCAATCCTAAAAAAATTTTATCTCTTACTTTTAGCAAAGCAGCTGCAAAAGAAATGAAGAAAAGATTTCAAAAAATTTATAGAACGAAAAAATTCCTTTTTATTTAAAATAAGAAAAAATACA
This genomic window from Garciella nitratireducens DSM 15102 contains:
- a CDS encoding UvrD-helicase domain-containing protein codes for the protein MEFTRQQKDAILHKDGPALVLAVPGAGKTTVLISRAAYLIYERQVNPKKILSLTFSKAAAKEMKKRFQKIYRTKKFLFI
- a CDS encoding potassium channel family protein, which gives rise to MNEKQRMKMIFFIFIILLVIGTIGYSELLQISLPDSLYITLMNILGYSEVKGMPPIAKIFSMIVLTFGVGIGGYTVGIFIDIMMEGKMKDSWRKKILENKISKLKDHYILCGAGETGEVVVGEFIQKHANFVVIERNENVYKKLIEDGILAILGDATEEEILDRAQIKKAKGLISSLSKDADNIVAVLTARQMNTNMYIIARAIDKTAHSKLKKAGANCTISPNEIGGRRMAAQIINPSIISFLDVITRIEDIELDLEGIVIQKNSSIIGKPLKEIRMSGTTGLIVLAIQKYKQEDILFNPSPDEILNYGDVLLILATDSQIKRIKKLANEI